The following coding sequences lie in one Litoribacterium kuwaitense genomic window:
- a CDS encoding PadR family transcriptional regulator — translation MNIQFKKGALELCVLALLNKKDHYGYELANKISERVFISEGSVYPLLRRLAKEGYFTTYLKESTEGPSRKYYRLTDLGEEHFHKLVQEWKYFTTGVNELIQDGENVE, via the coding sequence ATGAATATTCAATTTAAAAAAGGTGCTTTAGAGTTATGTGTTCTGGCGCTGTTAAACAAGAAAGATCATTACGGCTATGAACTGGCAAACAAAATTTCTGAACGGGTGTTTATTTCAGAAGGGTCGGTATATCCGCTTCTAAGAAGGTTGGCGAAGGAAGGCTACTTTACAACATATCTCAAGGAATCGACGGAAGGGCCCTCAAGGAAGTACTATCGCTTAACCGATCTAGGCGAGGAGCACTTTCATAAGCTCGTTCAAGAGTGGAAATACTTTACCACAGGTGTCAATGAACTTATACAGGATGGTGAGAACGTTGAATAG
- a CDS encoding HAAS signaling domain-containing protein, translated as MNRDQFMNALEAALAKLPESERHDVMHDFDEHFQVGLSEGKTEEEIAASLGAPTQIAREMVATHYVEIVDESGSTGSFFRALWAVIGLGFFNLVVVLGPFIAIASIVASGWAVGASFILSPLLVFINFFLNAASFLLFDLFFSIFLAGVGIFIVIGMLYVTKMLSKGFVRYLRFNVQMVKGGVKHG; from the coding sequence TTGAATAGAGATCAATTTATGAACGCATTAGAAGCTGCTTTGGCAAAGCTTCCTGAGTCGGAGCGGCATGACGTGATGCACGATTTTGACGAGCATTTTCAAGTCGGTTTGTCTGAAGGAAAAACGGAAGAAGAAATAGCAGCTTCCTTAGGAGCGCCAACTCAAATCGCGAGAGAAATGGTGGCGACGCATTACGTAGAGATTGTCGATGAATCGGGAAGTACAGGGAGCTTTTTTCGCGCCTTGTGGGCAGTGATCGGCTTAGGGTTTTTTAATCTCGTTGTCGTCCTTGGACCATTCATTGCCATAGCGTCTATCGTTGCCTCGGGCTGGGCCGTCGGAGCGTCGTTTATTTTATCTCCCCTCCTCGTGTTCATTAACTTTTTCCTTAACGCAGCGTCGTTTTTGTTGTTCGACCTATTTTTTTCCATTTTCTTAGCGGGTGTGGGCATATTTATTGTCATCGGAATGCTGTATGTGACAAAAATGCTTTCCAAAGGTTTTGTGCGCTATTTGCGCTTTAATGTACAGATGGTGAAAGGAGGGGTGAAGCATGGGTAA
- a CDS encoding DUF2268 domain-containing protein produces MQKSYEVLDTVSQYHALLELQDERKREDYFRYTMMEPLADMWKVMQVPMKAKEAHGYDVLMATKMLGFADLADVKQVTKGIDHFQKHHILKTTEETIAYCLERANRAGLKVNAKRIQVGMYVADGEELKHSMGYTGFGGIPGFIMVMIDPNDYNIRRIPSILTHEFHHNLRFSYVQWHHGDVTVGDYLVIEGLAEAFAAELYGEEWLGPWVTRMDEEDLAYSVDVIGDALDVKGFADVSSYMFGDEIAEKRGYTPVGLPFCAGYAVGYYVVRSFLNRTNKSIYESTLLSSEEIIRGSGVFAGGWS; encoded by the coding sequence GTGCAAAAATCATATGAAGTGCTCGATACCGTTTCTCAGTATCATGCGCTTTTGGAACTGCAAGATGAGAGAAAAAGAGAGGATTATTTTCGGTACACGATGATGGAGCCGCTGGCGGACATGTGGAAGGTGATGCAAGTTCCTATGAAAGCGAAGGAGGCGCATGGGTATGATGTGTTGATGGCGACGAAGATGCTCGGGTTCGCGGATCTTGCGGACGTTAAGCAGGTCACAAAGGGGATCGATCATTTCCAAAAGCATCATATACTGAAAACGACGGAAGAAACGATCGCCTATTGTTTAGAACGAGCGAATCGTGCCGGGCTGAAAGTCAATGCCAAGCGTATCCAAGTGGGTATGTACGTCGCTGACGGAGAAGAGCTAAAGCATTCTATGGGATACACAGGTTTTGGGGGAATTCCTGGATTTATCATGGTCATGATCGATCCTAATGATTATAATATACGTAGAATTCCTTCAATTCTGACGCATGAGTTTCACCACAATTTACGCTTTTCTTATGTTCAGTGGCATCATGGCGATGTCACTGTAGGAGATTACTTAGTCATTGAAGGCTTGGCAGAAGCGTTTGCCGCAGAGCTTTATGGTGAGGAATGGCTTGGGCCGTGGGTGACGCGTATGGATGAGGAGGATTTGGCGTATTCGGTTGATGTCATTGGTGATGCGCTTGATGTCAAAGGCTTTGCCGATGTCAGTAGCTACATGTTTGGCGATGAGATTGCCGAAAAGCGCGGGTATACCCCCGTTGGTCTGCCATTTTGTGCAGGTTATGCTGTTGGTTACTACGTCGTACGATCGTTTTTAAACAGGACGAACAAATCTATTTATGAATCTACCCTTCTGTCGAGTGAAGAGATCATTCGCGGCTCAGGTGTTTTTGCAGGGGGGTGGTCATAA
- a CDS encoding ABC transporter ATP-binding protein, with the protein MSLIQIKSVSKSFKGMTLFQNTSAEFNKGKIYGIVGPNGSGKSVLFKMICGFILPDKGSIAIDPEYVDGKRGFPSNFGIIIDRPGYLAGKTGFENLHRLAALRKQITDDEIAGAMERVGLQPDATQKVKNYSLGMKQKLALAQAFMEHQEVLILDEPFNALDADSVENIRALLQEFKSEGKTIILTSHQQEDINLLCDEVYQIKQHRLHKR; encoded by the coding sequence ATGTCACTCATACAAATCAAGTCAGTCTCAAAATCATTTAAAGGAATGACGCTGTTTCAAAACACATCTGCTGAATTTAACAAAGGGAAGATTTATGGCATTGTTGGACCGAATGGGTCTGGGAAATCGGTATTATTTAAGATGATTTGCGGCTTTATCTTACCTGATAAGGGATCGATTGCCATTGACCCCGAATATGTAGATGGAAAGCGCGGCTTCCCAAGCAATTTTGGGATCATTATTGATCGGCCCGGGTACTTGGCGGGAAAAACAGGCTTTGAAAATCTGCACAGATTGGCTGCGCTGCGCAAACAAATTACAGACGATGAGATTGCAGGGGCAATGGAGCGAGTCGGGCTGCAGCCGGATGCGACACAAAAGGTGAAAAACTATTCTCTTGGGATGAAGCAGAAGCTCGCACTCGCGCAAGCATTTATGGAGCATCAAGAGGTGTTGATTTTAGACGAGCCGTTCAATGCGCTTGATGCCGATAGCGTGGAGAACATTCGTGCGCTGCTGCAAGAATTTAAAAGCGAAGGAAAAACGATCATTTTGACAAGTCATCAGCAAGAAGATATTAATCTGTTGTGCGATGAAGTGTACCAAATCAAGCAGCATCGCTTGCATAAAAGATGA
- a CDS encoding sulfatase, with amino-acid sequence MTTKYNIIHILIDDMGWKDLGCYGSTFYETPHIDQLAAKGMRFTDAYAAAPVCSPTRASLMSGKYPANVGVTDWIGAHTKGKLIDAPYIDHLPLEETSVASALKDGGYATWNVGKWHLGKSPYYPEHHGFDVNIGGGHIGHPYNGYFSPYRIEGLEDGPEGEYLTDRLTDEAIRLIEQKDDKPFFLNLSHYTVHTPVQAKQEDIERFEHKARELGLPTAWEDVVEEGEHFPADNKKHLRVQRRRIQSDPAYAAMIYNLDHNIGRLVSALEKANLTEETVIVFSSDNGGLSTSEGSPTSNAPLHEGKGWMYEGGVRIPLIVKWPGVVDANSVSEEPVTSPDFYPTFLQMANLPLLPEQHVDGVSLVPILQGGETLEREAIYWHYPHYGNQGGTPGSSIRFGNYKLIEFFEDGRVELYHLKNDVEEQHDLSGELPELADEMKAKLTSWRESIEAKIPQENQDDER; translated from the coding sequence ATGACAACGAAATATAATATCATTCATATTTTAATTGACGATATGGGGTGGAAGGACTTAGGGTGCTACGGTAGCACATTCTATGAGACACCACATATTGACCAACTGGCCGCTAAAGGCATGCGTTTTACAGATGCGTATGCGGCGGCGCCGGTTTGCTCGCCAACGCGCGCGAGCTTGATGTCAGGAAAGTATCCAGCGAACGTTGGGGTAACGGATTGGATCGGCGCACATACGAAGGGTAAGCTCATTGATGCCCCGTATATCGATCATCTTCCGTTAGAAGAGACGAGTGTTGCAAGCGCTTTAAAGGATGGCGGATATGCGACGTGGAATGTCGGGAAATGGCATTTAGGGAAAAGCCCGTATTATCCTGAGCACCATGGTTTTGATGTGAACATTGGCGGCGGTCATATCGGGCATCCGTACAATGGCTATTTTAGTCCGTATCGCATTGAAGGGCTTGAGGACGGTCCTGAGGGTGAATATTTAACCGATCGTTTGACGGACGAAGCCATTCGGTTAATCGAACAAAAGGATGACAAGCCATTTTTCTTAAACCTTTCCCACTATACGGTGCATACACCAGTCCAAGCGAAGCAAGAGGATATTGAGCGTTTCGAACATAAAGCGCGCGAGCTTGGTCTCCCGACGGCATGGGAAGATGTGGTTGAGGAAGGGGAGCACTTTCCAGCAGATAACAAAAAGCACCTTCGCGTTCAGCGTCGCCGCATTCAGTCTGATCCGGCGTACGCAGCGATGATTTATAACCTCGATCACAATATCGGTCGCCTCGTTTCTGCTTTAGAAAAGGCGAATTTGACCGAAGAAACCGTCATCGTGTTTAGTTCTGATAACGGGGGTCTGTCGACGTCAGAAGGGTCACCAACCTCAAATGCCCCGCTACATGAAGGGAAGGGGTGGATGTATGAAGGTGGTGTCCGTATTCCGCTCATCGTCAAGTGGCCCGGGGTCGTTGACGCAAACAGCGTGTCAGAAGAGCCGGTGACGAGCCCCGACTTTTACCCGACGTTTCTTCAGATGGCAAACCTGCCGCTATTGCCGGAGCAGCATGTTGACGGTGTGAGCTTAGTTCCAATCCTGCAAGGTGGGGAGACGTTAGAGCGTGAAGCGATATATTGGCACTATCCGCATTATGGGAATCAAGGAGGAACACCTGGGTCGTCGATTCGGTTCGGGAACTATAAATTAATCGAGTTTTTTGAGGATGGCCGTGTCGAGTTGTATCATCTAAAAAACGACGTTGAAGAGCAACACGATTTATCTGGCGAGCTGCCTGAGCTGGCGGATGAAATGAAGGCAAAGCTGACGTCGTGGCGCGAAAGCATTGAGGCAAAGATTCCGCAGGAAAACCAGGATGATGAAAGATAA